atattatttatttaataaacaaGTTGAGAACTGCaataaaaattctattatttataatcTATATTTGCAATCACAGCCTTGTacaataatatgaaataaattaaGTTCACAGACACGATGCATCGTAGAAAaatcatttataattaatataaaaaatacactCATTATTACTCTCGTTTTTTCATTGCATGAATCGCATAGTTTATCGCTGTAGACGAGGTCCAATACCATTCATTCTTTAATGGATTGTAAAACATCCCATGAATTAACTTGGTCTTACAACCACCTGTAACAAGCATAACGGTTAGCATTTATCGACACGAATAAAAAGTGTTGTTATAAGTAACAATTATCCCACATGTTTCCAGTAAACATTGAATCTCAGTTGGAGTAATAAATTTATTCCAATCATGCGTCCCTGTTGGTATTAATTTCAGTACATGCTCAGCAGCTATGATACCTCCAAGCCAAGCTGGCAAAGTTTTATTCAATGTTGTGAGAAATATCGAACCCCCAGGCATTATTGTATTTATACAGCACTgtggaaaaatatatatatttggatGAACCTACATAATGTGTTCTTCGCGTATATACAAGAACAAAGTACCTTTAAAAATAGTTCTTTGTCGTTTACATGCTCTAAAACTTCAGAAGCTACCACAGCATTAtacttttctttattttctataGAAAAATCTTCTATAACAGTTTCAATGTAGTTCAACTTTCCATCTAAATTTGGATCTAATAAAGCATGTTCTTTAGCAGTTGCTATCAATTCTGCAGACGCATCAATGCCAGTTACTTCTGCTCCTATTCTAGCTAATGGTTCTGACAACAACCCACCACCGCACCCAACATCTAAAATTTTAGTACCCTCTAGGGGTAAACAAGGAGTGTCCACTTTTGCTCCTGTATTAGCTAAACCATCCCGAACAAACTGTACTCTGAGTGGGTTTAATGTATGCAGAGCACGCATCTCGCCATTTAAATCCCACCATTTGTTACTCAACTTCGAATGAAGTTCTATCGAAGCGAGATCAACGGTGGATCTCTTAACTGTTGCAGATTTGCCTAATTGATCAATTTCCTCGGTTAATCTAAAACAATGAATTAgagaataatataatgtattgtGTACCCCTATCGCAGTCTTAATGATGGTATAAATACTATTAGAAAAAGTTTATAGGTTAGATACCTATTCCGAAAGACATTCCCCGTGCATACAGATCGAAACGGCAACAATTTCAAGCTTCTCATAATTCTTGATTTTTAAATTACCATAAAAAATTTAGCAAACGTATGACACGACGGTGCCGACCAGTGTGAAACAAAAGACAATTTATTAGGCGGGAAGCAATCATATATCATACTGATTACACTGGATTGTACACTGTCTCGGCCATATTCGCATCGCTGTTATTAACAGTCTATTAATAACAAATCGCAGATACTGTAGTCATCAAAATCGATTCAGAAGCAGCATCGATCAACGAACAAATAAGTCGTGGAGGTCATAGTTCGAGAAGTTTTTATCGATTgtgtaataattaatttaaattttttaccGCCTTTATCTGAACCACTTGAAACCAGTCAAGTATTACATACAcgaaaaaagaaatattaactaGAATAGATTGCTATCATTTACTTTTTTGCTTTTACGAAATCTTCAAATTATTATCTACTAACAGATAGGAAATTTCCTCTTTATTATTAATGTAGTCCATTTTTTATTTAGTTCATGAAATATTAATGAACACGAAGTCTGTTGCTATTGATTCGTTCTAATTAATGTACATATTCTGTTCCTTCTCCAAATAAATTTATTCTGTTTATCAAATTATGTCAGTCTATAATGTTAGAACCTCTTATCTTATCATTAGCAATCTGCAGTATAGGTATCGAATATGTCAaagaataattaaaattttttgaAGTGTGGTCAATCTGTGTAAtcattaatttaaaaatatgaGGTCATAAAACAAATAGAATGAAACGTGGTACACATCGACACCTGCtgatacaaaatatataaagaGATTAAATATCATGAAAGAGTACTTTGAATTGTAAAACGGCAATAGGTTTCATTAGTTATGTAATATTCGCGTCAATACAACATACTTAATAAACTCTATAAACTCATAATAGTATTGTTACAGTTGAGTAATACAAAATGCAAATAGGATGAAACATAGCATAAATCGTCGACAGATGatacaaaatatacaaaatatacaaaaagATACAAAAAGATTACATATTGTGTAAGAGTGCTTTGAATTATAAAACGGCAATATGTTTCAACAATTACGCAACATTCGcatttaatacaatataatcaaGAAACTCTGTAAACTCACAACAATATTGTTACAGTTGGGACATCAAGCTGTCCCACGAAAAATCATGCTGTCCATCGCATAAATCCACTATATTTTCTGCCTCGACCAAactgaacaattttttaaatgctgAATAATTTGATAGAGTATACTTATCCGCGATGACGATCAGTTTATGTTTCGCTCTCGTTATGGCTACGGTCAATCTTCTATGATCTCCCAATATCTCAATATCCTACAATcaagaaatgaaaaatgaatttaCGATCTACATAATATTCAGACGGGCAAAGTTTCAATCAAATTACCTCTTTTATGTCACTGTCATCCTTTACGCTCTTCGAGCaggtatatattataacatctTTGTCGCGTCCTTGGTACTGATCAACAGTGTTCATTTCAACGTCTTTTTGaacaatttctttcaataaattAACGTGCGCTCTGTACGGCGCTATCACGCCTATATCTTGTGCCTTTATGCCTATCTAGGAACAAGTAAATGTTcaaaatatataactataaataatgATTAATGGTATGTAATGGAAATAAAATTCACCTCTAGTAACGTCTTCAAAAGTTTGAAAATTATGACAGCTTCCCATATATTACTGATTTTTTGATCGATTTTCGGGTACTTGTCGCTGATTTGAGCAGGTGTTTTCAAGTCGCTGGTACGACccgtatttaaaataattacagAATCGTTTGTGTTCGACGATAGTACCTTCTGCATCCATCTTTCGTGCTTCGATAGATTCTAAAACACAATATCGTTTTTCTACATTGTAATACGCAAGATACAATGATAAACGACGGCACTTACGTCGACGTGTATAGTATTTAGTGTAGCATTTTCAACCAATAAATTTCCTGCTTCTAGCATGTCGTTATACGTTAACTTGTTCGCTAATTgcataatatttttattcattcTATACTGCTTCGTTAAGTTTACagtgttgttgttgctgtccagTCGAGCAAACAGGGATTCGTCTGCACCCAATTTCCTGTGGAAGTAATGCGATGCAACGTTTTGGGATAAAGTTCATTGTCGATATGTAATGATAATGTACCTAGCCACTCTACTCTTGATGATGGGTGGAAGTTGGTCAGGATCTCCCACGAGAACAAATTTACGCGCACTATACAAAGGTCTTAGCACGACCGGTTGCAAGGCCTGAGAACTTTCATCGATAACGCATACGTCGAATATCCGTCTACCAAGAAGAGCATGATGTGCGCCGTAACAAGTTACTCCTATAATATTCTAAAGGAAACAAAATTACtatctttttataataattatatagggCATAAGGATGATCTCATACTTTACTGGAATACACTGCGTCGAAACTATTAGGCGAACAACAGTTGGCAGTCGCATATGATTCAGTCTTATGTTTTAATGTTGGGTGAATGGATGACGAGCCTAATCGCAAGAAGTCGATACCTTTGTCCAACAGTCTCAGCAGGACATTGTCAACGGCGCTGTTTGTGTGCGCTGTGATTAAAATGGAGCATCCTATTGCGTTTAGTAGTTGTATCAACGCCACTAGCGTTTGCGTCTTTCCAGTGCCGGGCATTCCTTTGATCAAAATGTATTCTTTGGCAGTCATCGCCTTCAGAACTGCTCTCGCCTGATCCTCGTTTAATCTTTCAACTATATTAGCACTTATACTGATCACAGATTTTGATAATTCTTTCGCGAATGTTGCTGGTTTTTTGTCTATCACGATCTCCCGTAATTTTTCGCAAATTTCGTTGTCACCCATTAATCCGCCAACGTTGGCGAAATTAAAAGCAATTAGATTGGAAGATGAATATTTATCTATGTGAAAGGATTCGTCGATATTGTACTTTGTGATATCCCTGAAATAACATAATCAATTTCAGTGTATCAAAGAAAAACATCTAAGTCTATAGCCATGTCTTTATGTACCTGTCTAATAAAACAGTTACAGAGTCTTCCTTTATATGCATTATAAAACCTGCTGATatgtttattcttttgttcgtGCTTACTAAAATATACTCGTTTTCAACAAATTCTAGGTACGGAATATTAGAATCTTGATCGTGATTTGTTCGAACAAATGTGTGGCGATATTTCGAATCATATTCAACAACTTTTCCTATTACTTTCAAACCACTGATACAAAGCTTTTTTGCCTCTCTGAAAACAGGACAATTATTGGTGTGATACAGATTAATTGTACACCGAATTTTTACCTTTTTTCTGGACTCAGTGTCCACAAATATCTCATTATGTTATTTGAACACTGCGCACTCTCTTCTATTCTTAGCAACGCGATCCATTTGATAACATAATCTATATGTTCAGGCTTAATCTTCCCAAGAATCTCTTTACTGAGTTTTATTAGTGGATGAGATTCAGATAATCGCGTTTCCATATCTCTACTCAAATAAGCGCAGCATAAGGCATTGTAAGAACACGTGGAACATGCGCTATGATGGTTGATCGGCTCCGGTAATTCTAACGTTTGCCAATTCGATTCAGACGGTGAACTTTCCACTGATTTGGGAGAAAAGTAATGTGCTAAAGTGTTTCTCAACAATATTAGATCCCTTTTTTCGGGATGTGCAGCCTTAATTTCTTGCATACTATTTTCTCTCAGGTACAGTAGCAGTCCTGTATCTATATCTTGACCTGTGAGAGCCATCATCATGATGTACAAAATAATTTGACCCCTATGTTCTGACGAAAACGAAGCCTTGCCAGTTTTTATTTCCAGGGGCATGATTTTTCTCTTTGAATGTAGATTAACTTCTACCGTGGCATCCACTTTGCCTTTTATGCCAAGTTCGGGAAGCCAAATATTTTCCTCTATGTCGTACACATGAGTAATATTTCCTTTAAAGTTGTATTTTTGCATACTTATGTCCTTATGTTTTTTGTCTGTAGATATTACCCatgtttaataaaaataattagtacatattAATAAAACCATACAGAATTTACCTTTTATATAGTGTTGAATGAATTCATATATCCGTGGAATAAGTGTCAACATTTGTTCCTTGCAAGATCTTAACGAAACTTCTGATGCATAAAGTGTACTAGCTGTTTCCCTAGACTCCAATAgagtaaacaataattttttgATGTCTGACATTTCATGAATATCCTCGTGCATTGCTTTTTGTAATAATTGATGAGCTAAGCTCCCTATAACCATA
This genomic stretch from Megalopta genalis isolate 19385.01 chromosome 5, iyMegGena1_principal, whole genome shotgun sequence harbors:
- the Coq3 gene encoding ubiquinone biosynthesis protein COQ3, mitochondrial; its protein translation is MAETVYNPVLTEEIDQLGKSATVKRSTVDLASIELHSKLSNKWWDLNGEMRALHTLNPLRVQFVRDGLANTGAKVDTPCLPLEGTKILDVGCGGGLLSEPLARIGAEVTGIDASAELIATAKEHALLDPNLDGKLNYIETVIEDFSIENKEKYNAVVASEVLEHVNDKELFLKCCINTIMPGGSIFLTTLNKTLPAWLGGIIAAEHVLKLIPTGTHDWNKFITPTEIQCLLETCGCKTKLIHGMFYNPLKNEWYWTSSTAINYAIHAMKKRE
- the Dna2 gene encoding DNA replication helicase/nuclease 2 produces the protein MKKTESSIKENRPSQNTKKSQKKISLYFSKTTKDEACTIKNTLITDKHEESDVSTQKSGSKRKLLGELAGSQSKIIKYDNVLETHKYKKLEEPLNKSNIVRNACNDSSDKEIIMLEECNKDISLGGCKDESHDKPSEKRVQMKHDSFMNFFMEKDNNGLKQSDEFNKCQNKSDFILESSNDFACDDFNDWFEEAWSPINQINFDSLQRCKVVHVKRECSTLLLTVEQECSASSGTVSCSGFWKDAKIEEGDIIAIQARKETPHWIVDNTSGFLVVHPDTLISGTTVVGALFCRRRAVLAEKFKKLESLPYFKGDQTAMVIGSLAHQLLQKAMHEDIHEMSDIKKLLFTLLESRETASTLYASEVSLRSCKEQMLTLIPRIYEFIQHYIKDKKHKDISMQKYNFKGNITHVYDIEENIWLPELGIKGKVDATVEVNLHSKRKIMPLEIKTGKASFSSEHRGQIILYIMMMALTGQDIDTGLLLYLRENSMQEIKAAHPEKRDLILLRNTLAHYFSPKSVESSPSESNWQTLELPEPINHHSACSTCSYNALCCAYLSRDMETRLSESHPLIKLSKEILGKIKPEHIDYVIKWIALLRIEESAQCSNNIMRYLWTLSPEKREAKKLCISGLKVIGKVVEYDSKYRHTFVRTNHDQDSNIPYLEFVENEYILVSTNKRINISAGFIMHIKEDSVTVLLDRDITKYNIDESFHIDKYSSSNLIAFNFANVGGLMGDNEICEKLREIVIDKKPATFAKELSKSVISISANIVERLNEDQARAVLKAMTAKEYILIKGMPGTGKTQTLVALIQLLNAIGCSILITAHTNSAVDNVLLRLLDKGIDFLRLGSSSIHPTLKHKTESYATANCCSPNSFDAVYSSKNIIGVTCYGAHHALLGRRIFDVCVIDESSQALQPVVLRPLYSARKFVLVGDPDQLPPIIKSRVARKLGADESLFARLDSNNNTVNLTKQYRMNKNIMQLANKLTYNDMLEAGNLLVENATLNTIHVDNLSKHERWMQKVLSSNTNDSVIILNTGRTSDLKTPAQISDKYPKIDQKISNIWEAVIIFKLLKTLLEIGIKAQDIGVIAPYRAHVNLLKEIVQKDVEMNTVDQYQGRDKDVIIYTCSKSVKDDSDIKEDIEILGDHRRLTVAITRAKHKLIVIADKYTLSNYSAFKKLFSLVEAENIVDLCDGQHDFSWDSLMSQL